A genomic window from Salvia hispanica cultivar TCC Black 2014 chromosome 5, UniMelb_Shisp_WGS_1.0, whole genome shotgun sequence includes:
- the LOC125190158 gene encoding peptidyl-prolyl cis-trans isomerase CYP59: MSVMLVTSLGEIVVDLFTDRCPLTCKNFLKLCKMKYYNGCLFHTIQKDFTAQTGDPTGTGSGGDSLYKFLYGDQARFFGDEIHLDVKHSKIGTLAMASAGENLNASQFYITLREDIDYLDGKHTVFGEVAEGLETLTRINEAYVDEKNRPYKNIRIKHTYIIDDPFEDPPLLAELIPDASPEGKPKDEVDDDVRLEDDWIPMDEQLNPQELQEVLREKAAHTSAVLLETIGDIPQAEMKPPENVLFVCKLNPVTEDDDLHTIFSRFGVVTSAEVIRDHKTGDSLCYAFIEFEDKDACEEAYFKMDNALIDDRRIHVDFSQSVAKLWFQYKGKGRIGGGAGCFKCGSLDHIAKDCPGGPTAAGQPLSKYMLKDDNTQRGGDRSTRYEMVFDEDEDDGGPRHNKRRRDYKDEQSDDKHDNRHRDERRRDTHDRPSRYEKSKSRENEGYARRQISPHRRGAKDYSDRNGGDERERRRRHGSGDREKKDGDDAGHGHTHIRDTVKYEKKRVDDVDHGDRRNEDEIRRRNGNEDVRGSHRNRHDSEDDKYNHKRRDEERRSDKRSSRGDDYRGTSRRN; the protein is encoded by the exons ATGTCGGTCATGCTAGTTACGAGTTTGGGAGAGATTGTGGTGGATTTGTTCACTGATCGTTGCCCTTTGACCTGCAAGAATTTTCTCAAGCTCTGCAA AATGAAGTACTACAATGGATGCCTCTTTCACACGATACAAAAGGATTTTACTGCACAGACAGGTGATCCGACAGGGACTGGATCTGGTGGTGATTCTTTGTATAA ATTCTTATACGGTGACCAGGCTCGTTTTTTTGGCGATGAAATACACCTTGATGTGAAACATTCAAAGATCGGAACTCTGGCCATGGCTAGTGCTGGGGAGAATCTTAATGCTTCTCAG tTCTATATCACATTGCGGGAGGACATTGATTACCTGGATGGCAAACATACT GTGTTTGGAGAGGTTGCTGAAGGGCTGGAGACACTTACTAGAATAAATGAAGCCTATGTGGATGAAAAAAACAGACCCTATAAAAACATCAG GATCAAACACACTTACATAATAGACGATCCTTTCGAAGATCCTCCGCTACTAGCTGAGCTGATCCCAGATGCTTCACCTGAAGGAAAACCAAAAGatgaa GTTGATGATGATGTGAGACTGGAAGATGACTGGATCCCTATGGATGAACAACTTAACCCCCAAGAGCTTCAGGAGGTCTTGCGTGAAAAGGCCGCGCATACCAGTGCAGTATTACTTGAGACT ATAGGGGACATTCCTCAAGCTGAGATGAAGCCTCCTGAAAATGTATTGTTTGTGTGCAAGTTGAATCCAGTGACTGAG GATGATGACTTGCATACGATATTTTCTCGCTTTGGAGTTGTAACATC TGCTGAAGTTATCCGAGATCACAAAACTGGGGACAGTCTGTGCTACGCATTTATAG AATTTGAAGACAAAGATGCATGTGAAGAAGCATATTTTAAG ATGGACAATGCTCTTATTGATGACCGGAGAATACATGTTGACTTTAGTCAAAGTGTTGCAAAGCTGTGGTTCCAATATAAAGGCAAAGGTCGAATAGGTGGAG GTGCTGGGTGCTTCAAATGCGGTTCTCTTGATCACATTGCTAAGGACTGCCCTGGAGGTCCCACTGCCGCCGGACAACCGCTTTCCAAATATATGCTGAAAGATGATAATACTCAACGTGGAGGAGACAGAAGCACGAG gTATGAGATGGTttttgatgaagatgaagatgatggaGGGCCAAGGCATAATAAAAGGAGAAGAGACTATAAAGATGAACAGAGTGACGATAAGCATGACAACAGACATCGTGATGAAAGGAGAAGGGATACGCATGATCGGCCGAGTCGatatgaaaaaagtaagagcAGGGAAAATGAGGGTTATGCACGGCGTCAAATAAGTCCACACAGGAGAGGAGCAAAAGACTATTCGGACAGAAATGGCGGAGATGAGAGAGAACGCAGAAGAAGGCATGGCAGTGGGGACCGTGAAAAGAAGGATGGAGATGATGCTGGCCACGGACACACACACATTAGGGATACAGTTAAGTACGAAAAGAAGCGTGTAGATGACGTCGACCATGGAGACAGGAGAAACGAAGATGAGATCAGAAGGAGAAATGGCAATGAAGATGTACGAGGGAGTCACAGGAACAGACATGATTCTGAAgatgataaatataatcataaacGTAGGGATGAAGAGCGACGCTCAGATAAGAGAAGCTCGAGAGGTGATGATTATCGCGGAACTAGTAGGAGGAACTGA
- the LOC125187149 gene encoding 60S ribosomal protein L27-3-like translates to MVKFLKANKAVVLLQGRYAGQKATIVKNFDDGTRDRPYGHCLVAGIAKYPSKVIRKDSAKKQAKKSRVKAFVKLVNYNHIMPTRYTLDVDLKDIVSVDALVSRDKKVSACKEVKSRFEERFKTGKNRWFFSKLRF, encoded by the coding sequence ATGGTGAAGTTTCTCAAGGCAAACAAGGCGGTGGTCCTCCTCCAAGGGCGTTACGCCGGCCAGAAGGCAACCATCGTGAAGAACTTCGACGACGGAACGCGCGACCGCCCCTACGGTCACTGCCTCGTCGCCGGCATCGCCAAGTACCCGAGCAAGGTCATCCGCAAGGACTCAGCGAAGAAGCAGGCGAAGAAGTCGCGCGTGAAGGCGTTCGTGAAGCTGGTCAACTACAATCACATTATGCCCACGCGCTACACGCTCGACGTGGATCTCAAGGACATCGTCTCCGTCGACGCGCTCGTCTCGCGTGACAAGAAGGTCTCCGCCTGCAAGGAGGTGAAGAGCAGGTTCGAGGAGAGGTTTAAGACCGGGAAGAACCGTTGGTTTTTCTCAAAGCTCAGGTTCTGA
- the LOC125191258 gene encoding serine/arginine-rich splicing factor SR45-like: MAKPARGRPASPSGSDSRSSSRSRSRSYSGSGSRSTSRSRSRSRSKSISSSSPSRSGSSHSPPPRKSPAEGVKRGRSPPPQTKKSSPPPRKASPAPESLVLHVDQLSRNVNENHLKEIFGNFGEVVNVRLAMDYAVNLPKGFAYVEFKIRADAEKAQLYMDGAQIDGKVVRAKFTLPERKKVASPPKAVATTSRRDASKAEDTATDGDRDVGKRARDASPRRKQPSPLRRRSPGPRRGSPRREQDSPPPPRRRADSPYRRGDSPPIRRRPPLSPARGRSPSPPRRFRSPPRSSPRRIRGSPVRRRSPPPPRRRSPRRLRSPPRRSPVGRRRSRSPIRRPARSPSRSPSPRRGRVPPSKRGRSYSSSSPSPRRGPRRVSRSRSRSRSRSPRRPIRGRNDSTSSSSTSSSPPPKP; encoded by the exons ATGGCTAAACCCGCCCGCGGCCGCCCGGCGTCGCCGTCGGGATCAGATTCTCGCTCTTCCTCCCGCTCTCGTTCCCGTTCTTACTCCGGATCAGGCTCCCGCTCCACTTCCAGGTCGCGTTCCCGCTCCCGTTCTAAATCCATATCCTCCTCTTCTCCTTCTCGTAGCGGCAGCTCCCACAGCCCTCCGCCGCGGAAAAG CCCTGCTGAAGGAGTTAAGAGAGGTCGCTCACCTCCACCACAAACCAAGAAATCTTCCCCACCTCCAAG GAAAGCTTCGCCTGCTCCTGAATCTCTGGTGCTGCATGTGGACCAGCTTAGTAGGAATGTTAACGAAAACCACTTGAAAGAAATATTTG GTAATTTTGGTGAAGTGGTGAATGTACGGCTTGCCATGGATTATGCT GTTAACCTTCCAAAAGGATTTGCATATGTTGAGTTCAAGATTAGGGCAGATGCTGAAAAGGCCCAGTTATATATGGATGGT GCTCAAATAGATGGTAAAGTTGTTCGGGCAAAGTTTACATTACCTGAGAGAAAGAAGGTTGCTTCTCCTCCCAAAGCTGTCGCCACCACATCAAGGAGAGATGCCTCAAAAGCTGAAGATACTGCTACAGATGGTGATAGAGATGTAGGAAAACGTGCAAGAGAtg CTTCTCCTCGTCGAAAGCAACCATCTCCTCTTCGAAGAAGATCTCCTGGACCACGAAGAGGATCTCCTAGACGAGAGCAAGATTCTCCACCCCCACCTCGCCGTAGAGCTGATTCCCCCTACCGGCGAGGTGATTCCCCTCCAATCAGGAGAAGGCCTCCACTATCTCCTGCCAGAGGCCGTTCGCCTTCTCCTCCGAGACGCTTCCGGTCACCACCAAG GTCATCTCCTAGAAGAATACGCGGTAGTCCTGTTCGTCGGCGATCCCCTCCTCCACCTAGACGACG TTCACCAAGGCGTCTTCGAAGTCCTCCAAGAAGGTCTCCTGTTGGTCGCAGACGTTCTCGCTCTCCTATTAGAAGGCCAGCTCGTTCGCCATCACGATCACCCTCCCCTAGAAG AGGTCGAGTGCCGCCTTCTAAACGTGGGAGGtcttattcttcttcatcGCCTAGTCCGCGCAGG GGACCTCGCAGGGTATCACGGAGTCGGAGCCGTAGCCGTAGCCGGAGCCCTCGAAG GCCTATTAGAGGGAGGAATGACAGcaccagcagcagcagcaccAGCAGTTCTCCTCCGCCTAAGCCATAA
- the LOC125186017 gene encoding auxin-responsive protein SAUR78: MKKRINHLLRKCKTLSRQLSRSSSYTSLRSKSAREDGGEEIFVGSSRRRYVIRSEHLSHPLVTALIERDPGLAATVVKCEVVLFDHLLWMLENADPNIASDSHSLQELADLYVY, encoded by the coding sequence ATGAAGAAGAGAATCAACCACTTGCTCCGGAAATGCAAGACCCTTTCGCGGCAGCTGAGCCGGAGCTCCTCCTACACGAGCTTGAGATCGAAATCCGCCAGGGAAGACGGTGGGGAGGAGATCTTCGTGGGGAGCTCGCGGAGGAGGTACGTGATCAGGTCGGAGCACTTGAGCCACCCGCTGGTCACCGCGCTCATCGAGAGGGATCCGGGCCTGGCTGCTACTGTGGTCAAGTGCGAGGTCGTGCTGTTCGATCACCTCTTGTGGATGCTTGAAAATGCGGATCCAAATATCGCTTCCGATTCTCATTCTCTCCAAGAGCTGGCCGACCTCTACGTTTACTGA